The DNA sequence CCCAGTATGGTGCTCAGAACGAGTTCGGTCAGTATTCCTTCGGCTACAACGCTGGTCTCAGCGCTCGCAATGAGATGCGTGACGTCTTCGGCAATGTGCGCGGCTCATACAACTACCTGGACACCGACGGCAAAGTGCAGACCCAGCAGTACGTGTCTGATGCCCTGGGCTACCGTGTGTCCGGCACCAACCTGCCTGAGTACACTCCAGAGGTCGCCGCCGCTAGGGCCGCCCACCAGGCAGCTCACAAGGAGGCTACAGCTGCCACCTCTGCCGCTCCCAAAACTCCTTAGAGAGGCTGCCTTAGAGCCGCCTTTGACTCCCACCCCTTTCTACCTACGCTGAAGCTCCTAGCATCGCCACCTGCACTAGTTATTCCAATCTCAGATTTGCCTTTACTGCCCCTTTAGCCGTCCGTTGCCTTCATTCCAGTATTCAGATCCCCGATTAAGCTGTCTCTTACGGCAAGAAACAAGCGTCGTTGAATCAGCCATGGTTCCCCTGTCTCTTGACTTGGTCTAGGTGTGTAGAGCACTTGTCATGGAGGACTTGATCTCTGACTGATACGAACATAATATTGGAGACTGTTTGATCTTCAAGAATGGTCAAATTACACTTCAAAAGAATTAAACAAAGTAACTTAAGGTATCATGAGAGTATCAGACTTCGTAACAAATGTTGACACGCCTTTATGACCAAGCGGGTAGCGTACGGAGATCATGTTGACTCCACACAATCATACAATATTTTTTGATAAATAAATGATCACCGATATACTTCCCTTGTTTTTATCAACATTGATCTAATATGTGATATGTTCCTATTACTTCATTCTAATATACTTGAGTTTTGATCTTGAGAATGTAACATGCCATCAAATTATTGCTTAAGGAGACACTGTAGTTGATATTTTCTGTTAtacacattcattcttctttcaacAAATCTTGCCATTTATATAGAAAAGACACCATAGGGAAAGATTTCAGGGGTCATACGATATAAGGAAAGAATACCATATAGTCTAGTCACCAGTTCTTGGGAGCAGAAACCGAGGAAATATCTATTAGGTGGAAGTGAAACAGCGTTAGGGTAAGGCTAATGGGTCAAGTGATAATAAGTATGTTGATTTTGTCGACATGTTGAATTATAATCCCATCGAAAGATTCAGGAAAAatatagagattttcagaaagagAAATGGTCAGAATATGACTTTTAGAGGCACTAACAGATTTAGGTCTTCCGGACGCTCTTGCATTCGCTCCTTCTGAGAGTTACCACACTCCTAAGTAAGTATATACTCCTgtctaccacacctcacctcaacaCTATCACCACTAGCTCCCTCTCTGGCAACTCTTCATACCTATCATGTTACTGGCGCAGCCTTCCCGCTTAACTGAATAGTGTGTTTTCCGGAGATATATATTCCCTAAGCAGCCAACCATTTCAGCAGTGCcaaggaaatgaaagaattatCGTCAAATATGTATGGGGGTTAGTGATCGTGCTGAAGTCAATTTCCTCGCCATGTCTATAGGCTGACGAAGAGAGACACGGGAGCGCCATTTTATGGTATAAATGATATTTGACTAGGTTGTAACTGCCCTCCCAAGTGAAATATGATGGAGTAGAATCACTGTTAATAACTAGTACTGTAATCTGAGTAGGGTTTACATCTATCCTGGATATTCCTCCATCTATCCATCTTGTCTTCAGAAAAGGTAGTGTCCCTTGGGGGAAGCACAAGCATGGCTGCACCCTTTGTTTTTGTCTTCCAGAATGTAAAAACACATGAATTTCCGTTGTCGAGCAAAATATCTGACtgcgaaataaatgacaacagagCAAGTGCTCCTGTGTGGCACATAGAGGTGCGCCCTGCCCAACAATGAGTATTTTTTGAAAGATGATCATCCGTTCAGTAGTTTCAGGGGCAGTATCAAATAGTGACTAGTTTTCAACGATTTTTTTGTCTAATTTTGTTTGTGTGGGATGTTTCTGTTCGTAACATACACTCTGTTAGTGGCTTTTGAGCAGTGTAGAATGAAGAACGATTGGTCCTGCTAGTCGAATGGACTCGGGTGATGCCAGCCATTACCTGCTGTTGCATTAATTGTAATGTGTTGTATTTACTGTAGTCTAATCTTCCTTCTCTCATCAATGCTTTCATGTTGTCTAATTCATACTTTTGAGATGATGATTAAGTGAGTGCATACTAATTACATTCAGAATCGTGTTGTATGCATGACACATGAATTTGACACAGATATCGTGAATATGGACAAGTATGTATAGGATTATAATGACAAAGAAAATCATCAATAGTTAGTAATATTACAGTTTAAGTCCTCATgaaacatgcatatatacacttgtgGTCAGATATATCACACTTAATCACGCTAAAATATCCACAGTGTTACGACAGGTGGCTAATTCTTCGGAATTCTGATATTTCAGTTAAAATCACAAATTCTCAGGAACATCAAAAGGACATAAACACGCATATTTCAGTTGTCCTTCCGAACACCAACTGAAGCCCAGACCGATGACTGTATCGAGGAGTGAATATAATACGCAGAAATTCCATGCAAGTGACTGAAGTGGAGTTTCACAAAATTGTGTGtgatacacatgcaaatattctATCTTAACGTCATAAATAACTTtcatattttcttgaaaaaaataacatattcTCTACATCAACGGACAGGCAAACATTTAAACTCCTGTGTAAACAACGCTACGAGATCAAAAGATAGGATCAGGTCTGAGATTCACAGTTACAACTGTATAAACCTGTAACAGTCTCAAAGTATTATACTAAGATACATCTGCAAGACAACCTCAGCAATCACCCTTGGTGCACCTACAGGAAACATGTTTATAACCTCTGCAGTGGCCACTAATATCCCGTTGTTGTGCGTGATTTGACTTTGGTAAACAGTCACCGTGGCTAGGCTTCGTCTGGCTCTTCATAAACTGACTGCCAGTGACGCCAGCAGTAGTTTATGTGTTTTAGCGTTTTTTAGCTTAAAGCTGTTGCTCAGTTAATTGTGGCTTTTGAGAATAAAGCCTCTTTCAAACTTAGTGTTTACAAATGATGGGGGACTTCATTGTAAATGTTGGCAGGCGTGCGTGTTAAGATTGACCCACGTATTTAGTTTGGGTCTCAGGTGACGGTCTGGCCGGGATGCTCAGATCCTTTACTCAAATTAACCGATAACACAGGACGATGTTTCAGTCTACTGACATTTCAAAAAGACTGTCATGAATTAGGTGTGAAGTAGTTTCAGAATCGTCAACAGAAATCAGCTGACATCTATACATCCTTCATCCGATTATTACATTCCAATCATTTTTGTTCCAATAAAGATAGAATTAATTATGAAATCATTAAGTTGTAATGGCATATTCCCTCTTGTTCCTGTAGCTTGATCCAAGAAAGCTGCCGTTCTATAATCCTGTAATGCAGGAGCCGTGGAAAGGTTACCCATATCCCATACCCAGGCGGTACGTAAAAACTGGTACAGTTTGTGGTAGGTTGACTTTTCTTCCAGAGTTACGCATATTTGTTCGACCCCGCCCTGTTTGTTGCTACATAGTATCGATTTTTTGGGTTCATTCAGGTAGAGGGTTAGGCTCCTGAGACAGGTATATAAGACGTGGTCACAACAGCCACCAGCAGACAGCTCCTCCCTCCAGTGTCAACATGAACGCTCTGGTAAGTCCCGTCTTACTAATACTTTGGTTTTACAGAGATTTGAAATAATGCACGACATTGTAGGCACATATCAGTGGGTATTATGTTATAATGCTCTAGTAGTTTATGAGGATTATTATTAAAAGATAACTCTAATCATTGCAGACAGTGCTTTCTCTTGCTGCCGTTGCTGTGTGCAGCGTGGCTCAGATGCCATGGTATCCAGGACTCTATGGTGCGTACCCCGGTCTCCACCCatggttcagaagtggtatgcCACTCATCCCACAAGGCCACCATGAAGGCTATGGGTCCCGTACCTATGGCTTATAACATGGCTCCCATCGCCGCTATGGCACCTATCTACTCCCAGTATGGTGCTCAGAACGAGTTCGGTCAGTATTCCTTCGGCTACAACGCTGGTCTCAGCGCCCGCAATGAGATGCGTGACGCCTTCGGCAATGTGCGCGGCTCATACAACTACCTGGACACCGACGGCAAAGTGCAGACCCAGCAGTACGTGTCTGATGCCCTGGGCTACCGTGTGGCAGGCACCAACTTGCCCGAGTACACTCCAGAGGTCGCCGCCGCTAGGGCCGCCCACCAGGCAGCTCACAACGAGGCTGCAGCTGCCACCTCTGCCGCTCCCAAAACTCCTTAGAGAGGCTGCCTTAGAGCCACCTTTGACTCCCGCCCCTTTCTACCTACGCTGAAGCTCCTGGCATCACCACCTACACTAGTTATTCCAATCTCAGATTTGCCTTCACTGCCCCTTTAGCCGTCCGTCGCCTTCCTTACAGTGTTCAGAACCCCGATTAAGCTGTCTCCTACAGCAAGGAACAAGCGTCGTTGAATCAGCCATGGTTCCCCTGTCTCTTGACTTGGTCTAGGTGTGTAGAGCACTTGTCATGGAGGACTTGATCTCTGACTGATACGAACATAATATTGGAGACTGTTTGATCTGCAAGAATGATCAAATTACactttaaaagaattaaacaaagTAACTTAAGGTATCATGAGAGTATCAGACTTCGTAACAAATGTTGACACGCCTTTATGACCAAGCGGGTAGCGTACGGAGATCATGTTGACTCCACTCAATCATACAATATTTTTTGATAAATAAATGATCACCGATATACTTCCCTTGTTTTTATCAACATTGATCTAGAATGTGATATGTTCCTATGACTTCTTTCTAATATACTTGAGTTTTGATCTTGAGAATGTAACATGCCAGCAAATTATTGCTTAAGGAGACACTGTAGTTGATATTTTCTGTTGtacacattcattcttctttcaacGAGTCTTGCCATTTATATAGAAAAGACACCATAGGGAAAGATTTCAGGGGTCATACGATATAAGGAAAGAATACCATATAGTCTAGTTACCAGTTCTTGGGAGCAGAAACCGAGGAAATATCTATTAGGTGGAAGTGAAACAGCGTTAGGGTAAGGCTAATGGGTCAAGTGATGATAAGTATGTTGATTTTGTCGACATGTGGAATTATAATCCCATCGAAAGATTCAGGAAAAATATGGAGATTTTCAGAAAGAGAAATGGTCAGAATATGACTTTTAGAGGCACTAGCAGATTTAGGTCTTCCGGACGCTCTTGCATTCGCTCCTTCTGAGAGTTACCACACTCCTAAGTAAG is a window from the Panulirus ornatus isolate Po-2019 chromosome 32, ASM3632096v1, whole genome shotgun sequence genome containing:
- the LOC139759312 gene encoding uncharacterized protein, with the protein product MNALTVLSLAAVAVCSVAQMPWYPGLYGAYPGLHPWFRSGMPLIPQATMKAMGPVPMAYNMAPIAAMAPIYSQYGAQNEFGQYSFGYNAGLSARNEMRDVFGNVRGSYNYLDTDGKVQTQQYVSDALGYRVSGTNLPEYTPEVAAARAAHQAAHKEATAATSAAPKTP
- the LOC139759313 gene encoding cuticle protein 6-like, encoding MVRTPVSTHGSEVVCHSSHKATMKAMGPVPMAYNMAPIAAMAPIYSQYGAQNEFGQYSFGYNAGLSARNEMRDAFGNVRGSYNYLDTDGKVQTQQYVSDALGYRVAGTNLPEYTPEVAAARAAHQAAHNEAAAATSAAPKTP